One window of Thermus oshimai DSM 12092 genomic DNA carries:
- the dusA gene encoding tRNA dihydrouridine(20/20a) synthase DusA, whose amino-acid sequence MDDHRLSLAPMVDWTDRHFRYLVRQISQRVRLYTEMTVDQAVLKGPRERLLFFRKEEHPIALQLAGSDPRTLAEAAQIGEAYGYDEINLNLGCPSEKAQEAGFGACLLSDPLRVAEILRAMVGAVGVPVSVKMRLGLEGQETYPELAQKVERFAEAGVGVFIVHARSALLRLSTKKNREIPPLKHEWVHRLKGDFPHLTFVTNGGVRTLEEALFHLRRVDGVMMGRAVYEDPMVLAEADRRVFGLAHRPKTRLEVARAMRAYLEEEAFRGTPPWAVLRHLLTLFRGRPRGRLWRRLLSEGRSLRALEQALALLEEVEEEGEEEEKGPKGDAEGPLFLAREGV is encoded by the coding sequence GTGGATGACCACCGCCTCTCCCTGGCCCCCATGGTGGACTGGACGGACCGGCACTTCCGCTACCTGGTCCGCCAGATAAGCCAAAGGGTGCGCCTCTACACGGAGATGACCGTGGACCAGGCGGTGCTTAAGGGCCCAAGGGAACGGCTCCTCTTCTTCCGAAAGGAGGAGCACCCCATCGCCCTGCAGCTTGCGGGCTCGGACCCCAGGACCCTGGCCGAGGCCGCCCAGATCGGGGAGGCCTACGGCTACGACGAGATCAACCTCAACCTGGGCTGCCCCTCGGAGAAGGCCCAGGAGGCGGGCTTCGGGGCCTGCCTCCTTTCCGACCCCCTCCGGGTGGCGGAGATCCTTAGGGCCATGGTGGGGGCCGTGGGGGTGCCGGTCAGCGTGAAGATGCGCCTGGGCCTCGAGGGCCAGGAAACCTACCCCGAGCTCGCCCAGAAGGTGGAGCGCTTCGCCGAGGCGGGGGTGGGGGTCTTCATCGTCCACGCCCGGAGCGCCCTCCTCCGCCTCTCTACGAAAAAGAACCGGGAAATCCCCCCCCTCAAGCACGAGTGGGTCCACCGCCTGAAAGGGGACTTCCCCCACCTCACCTTCGTGACCAACGGGGGGGTGCGCACCCTGGAGGAGGCCCTTTTCCACCTCCGGCGGGTGGACGGGGTCATGATGGGCCGGGCGGTCTACGAGGACCCCATGGTCCTGGCCGAGGCGGACCGGAGGGTGTTTGGGCTTGCCCATAGGCCCAAGACCCGCCTCGAGGTGGCCCGGGCCATGCGGGCCTACCTGGAGGAGGAAGCCTTCCGGGGCACCCCCCCTTGGGCCGTGCTCCGCCACCTCCTAACCCTCTTCCGGGGTAGGCCCCGGGGGCGGCTCTGGCGGCGCCTCCTCTCCGAGGGGCGGAGCCTAAGGGCGCTGGAGCAGGCCCTAGCGCTTCTGGAGGAGGTAGAGGAGGAGGGCGAGGAGGAGGAAAAGGGCCCAAAGGGGGATGCGGAAGGGCCGCTTTTCCTGGCCCGTGAGGGGGTCTAG
- a CDS encoding gamma-glutamylcyclotransferase family protein: MERVFVYGTLKRGERNHGLVAPYLLRALPGWVEGFSLFALEAGEGRPYPYPAMVPGGGRVFGEVLFLKEEALPLLDELEEEGREYRRVRVRVETEEGPLAAWAYLYLEGLEGARPLPEGVWRG; the protein is encoded by the coding sequence GTGGAACGGGTCTTCGTCTACGGCACGCTGAAGCGGGGGGAGCGGAACCACGGCCTGGTGGCCCCCTACCTCCTCCGGGCCCTTCCCGGGTGGGTGGAGGGGTTTAGCCTTTTCGCCCTGGAGGCGGGGGAAGGGCGCCCCTACCCCTACCCGGCCATGGTGCCGGGCGGGGGGCGGGTCTTTGGGGAGGTCCTTTTCCTCAAGGAGGAGGCCCTCCCCCTCCTGGACGAGCTGGAGGAGGAGGGGCGGGAGTACCGGCGGGTGAGGGTTCGGGTGGAGACGGAGGAGGGGCCTTTGGCGGCCTGGGCCTACCTTTACCTGGAAGGGTTGGAGGGGGCAAGGCCCCTGCCGGAAGGGGTGTGGAGAGGGTGA
- a CDS encoding glycogen synthase, protein MERVRVLLVAAEAFPLVKVGGLGDVVGSLPKALKPLGVEATVLLPWHQGLEARRVGAVAFPFEGREEVAALGERVEGGVRFLLLGLPDFAQGRVYGEPDDGRRYVRFALAASRLKGFDLLHAHDWHAALLPLLTPTPVVYTIHNLAHQGLLSPEDFFRWTGLPWSLFHMEALEFYGKVNLMKGGIVFARRVTTVSPSYAEEIQTPAFGEGLDGVLRRHAHKLRGILNGLDTEVWNPAQDPHLPAPYSRENPEGKEKAKAHLQALTGLKPPILAAVSRLDRQKGLDLVLEALPRLLELGFSLYVQGVGDGALEEAFRRAMEAHPGRVHFHGAYDEARARLAYAGADAFLMPSRFEPCGLGQMIAQRYGTPPVVRAVGGLKDTVEDGATGVQFSLPHPEGLLYGVLRLFRLGPEAMGLRGMAKDFSWAGPARAYLQVYREALG, encoded by the coding sequence GTGGAGAGGGTGAGGGTGCTCCTGGTGGCCGCGGAGGCCTTCCCCCTGGTGAAGGTGGGGGGGCTTGGGGACGTGGTGGGGAGCCTGCCCAAGGCCCTGAAGCCTCTCGGGGTGGAGGCCACCGTCCTCCTCCCCTGGCACCAAGGCCTCGAGGCCCGGCGGGTGGGGGCGGTGGCCTTCCCCTTTGAGGGGCGGGAGGAGGTGGCCGCCCTGGGGGAGCGGGTGGAGGGGGGGGTGCGCTTCCTCCTCCTGGGCCTGCCCGACTTCGCCCAGGGAAGGGTCTACGGGGAACCGGACGACGGGCGGCGCTACGTGCGCTTCGCCCTGGCGGCCTCGAGGCTAAAGGGCTTTGACCTCCTCCACGCCCACGACTGGCACGCCGCCCTCCTCCCCCTCCTCACCCCCACCCCTGTGGTCTACACCATCCACAACCTGGCCCACCAGGGGCTTCTATCCCCGGAGGACTTCTTCCGCTGGACCGGGCTTCCATGGAGCCTTTTCCACATGGAGGCCCTGGAGTTTTACGGAAAGGTGAACCTCATGAAGGGGGGCATCGTCTTCGCCCGGAGGGTCACCACGGTGAGCCCCTCCTACGCGGAGGAGATCCAGACCCCCGCCTTCGGGGAGGGGCTGGACGGGGTGTTGCGCAGGCACGCCCACAAGCTCCGGGGCATCCTGAACGGCCTAGACACGGAGGTCTGGAACCCGGCCCAGGACCCCCACCTCCCCGCCCCCTACAGCCGCGAAAACCCCGAGGGGAAGGAAAAGGCCAAGGCCCACCTCCAGGCCCTCACCGGCCTCAAGCCCCCCATCCTGGCCGCGGTGAGCCGCCTGGACCGGCAGAAGGGCCTGGACCTGGTCCTCGAGGCCCTGCCAAGGCTACTGGAGCTCGGCTTCAGCCTCTACGTCCAGGGGGTGGGGGATGGGGCCCTGGAGGAGGCCTTCCGGAGGGCCATGGAGGCCCACCCCGGAAGGGTCCACTTCCACGGGGCCTACGACGAGGCCCGGGCCCGCCTGGCCTACGCGGGGGCCGACGCCTTCCTCATGCCCAGCCGCTTTGAGCCCTGCGGCCTGGGGCAGATGATCGCCCAGCGCTACGGCACGCCCCCCGTGGTGCGGGCCGTGGGGGGGCTTAAGGACACGGTGGAGGATGGGGCGACGGGGGTCCAGTTTAGCCTCCCCCACCCCGAGGGCCTCCTCTACGGCGTCCTCCGCCTCTTCCGCTTAGGCCCGGAGGCCATGGGCCTACGGGGCATGGCCAAGGACTTCTCCTGGGCGGGCCCGGCCCGGGCTTACCTTCAGGTCTACCGGGAGGCCTTAGGCTAA
- the ispH gene encoding 4-hydroxy-3-methylbut-2-enyl diphosphate reductase, producing MGGMQGRLREVYLARPRGFCAGVVMAIRTVEEALSRYGGEGPLVVYHEIVHNKTVVERLRSKGVRFVEDLKEIPALGEQVAPYLVLSAHGHPPQVREEAARMGLTLLDATCPLVTKVHTEARRYAEEGYWILLIGDSADHQEVKGTYGEAPERTILVAVHTHVGRDPRLADPHTVEVPDPERVVVLTQTTLSVDDTLKTIEILKARFPKLVVPARKDLCYATQNRQDAVKRIAPKVEAFLVLSSPHSSNGMRLLELAQRLVGRAYRLESVRELKEEWLDGVERLGVTSAASTPEDLVEELLAHLRARNPDLRVMEEGEWEEIAFRMPRPIPPEEVLGG from the coding sequence ATGGGCGGGATGCAGGGGCGCCTTAGGGAGGTCTACCTGGCCCGGCCCAGGGGGTTTTGCGCCGGGGTGGTCATGGCCATCCGCACCGTGGAGGAGGCGCTTAGCCGCTACGGTGGGGAGGGCCCTTTGGTGGTCTACCACGAGATCGTCCACAACAAGACCGTGGTGGAGCGGCTTAGGTCCAAGGGGGTGCGGTTCGTGGAGGACCTGAAGGAGATTCCCGCCTTGGGGGAACAGGTGGCCCCCTACCTGGTCCTCTCGGCCCACGGCCACCCCCCCCAGGTGCGGGAGGAGGCGGCCCGCATGGGCCTCACCCTGCTGGACGCCACCTGCCCCCTGGTGACCAAGGTCCACACCGAGGCCCGCCGCTACGCGGAGGAGGGGTACTGGATCCTCCTCATCGGGGACTCCGCGGACCACCAGGAGGTGAAGGGCACCTACGGGGAGGCCCCGGAGAGGACCATCCTGGTGGCCGTCCACACCCACGTGGGCCGGGACCCCCGCCTGGCGGACCCCCACACGGTGGAGGTGCCGGACCCCGAGCGGGTGGTGGTCCTCACCCAGACCACCTTGAGCGTGGACGACACCTTGAAGACCATAGAGATCCTGAAGGCCCGCTTCCCCAAGCTGGTGGTGCCCGCCCGCAAGGACCTCTGCTACGCCACCCAGAACCGCCAGGACGCGGTGAAGCGGATCGCCCCCAAAGTGGAGGCCTTTTTGGTCCTCTCAAGCCCCCACTCCTCCAACGGGATGCGGCTTCTTGAGCTGGCCCAGCGCCTCGTGGGCCGGGCCTACAGGCTGGAGAGCGTGCGGGAGCTTAAGGAGGAGTGGCTTGACGGCGTGGAGCGCTTAGGGGTGACCTCCGCGGCCAGCACCCCCGAGGACCTGGTGGAGGAGCTTTTGGCCCACCTGAGGGCCAGGAATCCGGACCTCCGGGTGATGGAGGAAGGGGAGTGGGAGGAGATCGCCTTCCGCATGCCGAGGCCCATCCCGCCGGAGGAGGTCCTGGGTGGATGA
- a CDS encoding response regulator transcription factor — translation MARILLVEDDAQVGELVKRFLEKEGLEVVWARSGREAFHALEGFRPDLVVLDRGLPDMEGLEVLKGLRDLDPLLPVLLLTGRTDEESRVEGLLEGADDYLGKPFSLRELLARIKALLRRAGKGGRRAFGPLELDLEAGQVYLEGRLLKLSPTETRLLFALAQAPGRVYTREELLERVWGPDYEGSERVVDAYIRLLRKKLGDDADEPRFIETVVGMGYRFLGEVWNGSSSTAR, via the coding sequence ATGGCCAGGATTCTTTTGGTGGAAGACGATGCCCAGGTGGGCGAGCTGGTGAAGCGGTTTTTGGAAAAGGAGGGGCTTGAGGTGGTGTGGGCCCGCTCCGGGCGGGAGGCCTTCCATGCCCTGGAGGGGTTCCGGCCGGACCTGGTGGTCCTGGACCGGGGCCTGCCCGACATGGAGGGCCTGGAGGTCCTAAAGGGCCTGCGGGACCTGGACCCCCTCCTTCCCGTCCTCCTCCTCACGGGCCGCACCGATGAGGAGAGCCGGGTGGAAGGCCTTCTAGAGGGGGCGGACGACTACCTGGGAAAGCCCTTCTCCCTCCGGGAGCTCCTCGCCCGCATCAAGGCCCTCCTCCGCCGGGCGGGGAAGGGCGGAAGGCGGGCCTTCGGGCCCTTGGAGCTGGACCTCGAGGCGGGGCAGGTCTACCTGGAAGGCCGCCTCCTCAAGCTCTCCCCCACGGAAACCCGCCTCCTCTTCGCCCTGGCCCAGGCCCCGGGACGGGTCTACACCCGGGAGGAGCTTTTAGAAAGGGTCTGGGGGCCGGACTACGAGGGCTCGGAGCGGGTGGTGGACGCCTACATCCGCCTCCTTCGGAAGAAACTGGGGGACGATGCGGACGAGCCCCGCTTCATTGAGACCGTGGTGGGGATGGGCTACCGCTTCCTGGGGGAGGTGTGGAACGGGTCTTCGTCTACGGCACGCTGA
- a CDS encoding tetratricopeptide repeat protein, whose product MVDELKARALRGDGEAEALLRFLHLLRSKRYLEARRYAEGFPEGLRARLLEGLARLEEAPEALEDPLFLAEKEVVLGVGRALRGDKEGAEGHFQKALALDPEHPRALVNLANLHLERGEVAQAEALYLKALRLAPDLPLVHENLAALYRKKGDRERMVQHLKKAQRLKMRPPVLDPLTGQEKRPFRIPLWALFLLLALLLYLLQKR is encoded by the coding sequence ATGGTGGACGAGCTTAAGGCCCGCGCCCTAAGGGGGGACGGCGAGGCGGAGGCCCTCCTCCGCTTCCTCCATCTCCTCCGCTCCAAGCGCTACCTCGAGGCCCGCCGCTACGCGGAAGGTTTCCCCGAAGGGCTAAGGGCGCGCCTCCTGGAGGGGCTAGCCCGCCTGGAAGAGGCCCCCGAGGCCCTGGAAGACCCCCTCTTCCTGGCGGAAAAGGAGGTGGTCCTGGGGGTGGGAAGGGCCCTAAGGGGGGACAAGGAGGGGGCGGAAGGGCACTTCCAAAAGGCCCTCGCCCTGGACCCCGAACACCCCCGGGCCCTGGTGAACCTGGCCAACCTCCACCTGGAGCGGGGGGAGGTGGCCCAGGCGGAGGCCCTCTACCTAAAGGCCCTGAGGCTCGCCCCCGACCTCCCCCTGGTGCACGAGAACCTGGCGGCCCTCTATAGGAAAAAGGGGGACCGGGAGCGGATGGTGCAGCACCTCAAAAAGGCCCAGCGCCTGAAAATGCGCCCCCCCGTCCTAGACCCCCTCACGGGCCAGGAAAAGCGGCCCTTCCGCATCCCCCTTTGGGCCCTTTTCCTCCTCCTCGCCCTCCTCCTCTACCTCCTCCAGAAGCGCTAG
- a CDS encoding SagB/ThcOx family dehydrogenase: MEKHPGKLFYRLSRLSPGDELPLKRRPRAKVYANPLEVQALPPPKGEGGPGLFRTLALFRPELPELGASLTLNDLSQLLTPLSEREGHRGFPSAGEAYPLEVYLVLQRVQGVFPGTYHYFPKEHQLSQLASGVDQAAWREALLGLPVERAAALLVLTLVPERSEALFGIRGYRYALLEAGYAGGLVLLLASGLGLAAYPAATFYDGEVARLLALPEGEHPGLVILLGR, translated from the coding sequence ATGGAGAAGCACCCCGGCAAGCTCTTCTACCGCCTAAGCCGCCTAAGCCCCGGGGACGAGCTCCCCCTAAAGCGCAGGCCCCGGGCCAAGGTCTACGCCAACCCCCTGGAGGTCCAGGCCCTCCCGCCCCCCAAGGGGGAGGGTGGGCCTGGGCTTTTCCGCACCCTGGCCCTCTTCCGCCCCGAGCTTCCGGAGCTTGGGGCCTCCTTGACCCTTAACGACCTCTCCCAGCTCCTCACCCCCCTCTCCGAACGGGAGGGCCACCGGGGCTTCCCCTCCGCGGGGGAGGCCTACCCCTTGGAGGTCTACCTGGTCCTCCAGAGGGTCCAAGGGGTCTTCCCCGGCACCTACCACTACTTTCCCAAGGAGCACCAGCTCTCCCAGCTGGCCTCGGGGGTGGACCAGGCCGCCTGGCGGGAGGCCCTCTTGGGCCTGCCCGTGGAGCGGGCCGCGGCCCTCCTCGTCCTCACCCTGGTGCCGGAGCGGAGCGAGGCCTTGTTTGGAATAAGGGGGTACCGGTATGCTCTCCTCGAGGCGGGCTATGCGGGCGGATTGGTGCTCCTCCTGGCCTCGGGCCTTGGGCTTGCCGCATACCCCGCGGCCACCTTTTACGACGGGGAGGTGGCCCGCCTCCTGGCCCTCCCGGAGGGGGAGCACCCGGGTCTGGTGATTCTCTTGGGGCGTTAG
- the glgC gene encoding glucose-1-phosphate adenylyltransferase: MVKVEVLGMILAGGQGSRLYPLTAKRAKPAVPFGAKYRIIDFVLNNFVNSGIYSIYVLTQYKAQSLTEHIQRYWRFGAFLEDHFILLVPAQMYRYEELGPVWYRGTADAIYQNLHLVQNHAPEAVAIFGGDHIFKMNVRHMLEYHYEKRADITIATYPVPLSEASRFGILQVDGEWRITEFREKPKDPRPIPGKPELALASMGNYIFRTEALFELLEADAKDEASSHDFGKDVIPRALKEGYRVFAYDFHRNPIPGQEGPNLYWRDVGTLDAYFEASMDLVKVIPEFDLFNPEWPLRTANLFSPPAKFVHEAGERVGRALNSLLAGGVIVSGGTVRESVLFRRVRVNSYSLVERSVLFDDVEVGRYCRIRNAIVDKGVKIPPHTEIGYDLEADRARGFTVTPEGVVVVPKGYRF; the protein is encoded by the coding sequence ATGGTCAAGGTGGAGGTTCTGGGGATGATCCTGGCGGGGGGGCAGGGAAGCCGCCTCTACCCCCTCACCGCCAAGCGGGCCAAACCCGCCGTCCCCTTCGGGGCCAAGTACCGCATCATTGATTTCGTCCTAAACAACTTCGTCAACTCCGGGATCTACTCCATCTACGTCCTCACCCAGTACAAGGCCCAGTCCCTCACGGAGCACATCCAGCGCTACTGGCGCTTCGGGGCCTTCTTGGAGGACCACTTCATCCTCCTGGTCCCCGCCCAGATGTACCGCTACGAGGAGCTTGGGCCCGTGTGGTACCGGGGAACGGCGGACGCCATCTACCAGAACCTCCACCTGGTGCAGAACCACGCCCCGGAGGCGGTGGCCATCTTCGGGGGGGACCACATCTTCAAGATGAACGTCCGCCACATGCTGGAGTACCACTACGAGAAGCGGGCGGACATCACCATCGCCACCTACCCCGTGCCCCTCTCCGAGGCGAGCCGCTTCGGGATCCTGCAGGTGGACGGGGAGTGGCGGATCACCGAGTTCCGGGAAAAGCCCAAGGACCCCAGGCCCATCCCCGGCAAGCCCGAGCTGGCCCTGGCCTCCATGGGCAACTACATCTTCCGCACCGAGGCCCTCTTTGAGCTCCTGGAGGCGGACGCCAAGGACGAGGCCAGCAGCCACGATTTCGGCAAGGACGTGATCCCCAGGGCCCTTAAGGAGGGGTATCGGGTCTTCGCCTACGATTTCCACCGCAACCCCATCCCCGGCCAGGAGGGCCCCAACCTCTACTGGCGGGACGTGGGCACCCTGGACGCCTACTTTGAGGCCAGCATGGACCTGGTCAAGGTCATCCCCGAGTTTGACCTCTTCAACCCCGAGTGGCCCCTGCGCACCGCCAACCTCTTCAGCCCCCCGGCCAAGTTCGTCCACGAGGCGGGCGAACGGGTGGGCCGGGCCTTAAACAGCCTCCTCGCCGGGGGGGTCATCGTGAGCGGGGGGACGGTGCGGGAGTCCGTGCTCTTCCGCCGGGTACGGGTGAACTCCTATAGCCTGGTGGAACGCTCCGTCCTCTTTGACGACGTGGAGGTGGGGCGCTACTGCCGCATCCGAAACGCCATCGTAGACAAGGGGGTCAAGATCCCCCCCCACACGGAGATCGGCTACGACCTCGAGGCCGACCGGGCGCGGGGCTTCACCGTAACCCCCGAGGGCGTGGTGGTGGTGCCCAAGGGCTACCGCTTCTAG
- a CDS encoding polyprenyl synthetase family protein — protein sequence MTPAPEEAREALRARLLACLSHPDPGYQALLQDYPRRGGKMLRGLLTLYAGLAHGAPLEAALEAGVALELFQNWVLIHDDIEDGSLERRGRPALHRLHPMPLALNAGDALHAEMWGFLVGGLARGLWGREVLEEFYALVRRTAYGQHLDLSWTLLGRFDLTPEDYLFMVGEKAAYYTAVAPLRLGAFLGGKVPPSAYEAGGLKLGAAFQIVDDLLNLKATEAYGKEEAGDLYEGKRTLVLLAYLEEAPPEERERALALLRLPREAKPAGEVAWLKERLLASSAFSKTEATARRLLEEGLALLKPHLEALSPEPARTLMGLLHALVERRA from the coding sequence ATGACGCCTGCCCCCGAGGAAGCCCGGGAGGCCTTAAGGGCGCGCCTTCTAGCGTGCCTTTCCCACCCCGACCCCGGCTACCAGGCCCTCCTCCAGGACTACCCCAGGCGGGGAGGGAAGATGCTAAGGGGCCTCCTCACCCTCTACGCCGGCCTGGCCCACGGGGCCCCCCTGGAGGCGGCCCTCGAGGCCGGGGTGGCCCTGGAGCTTTTCCAGAACTGGGTCCTCATCCACGACGACATAGAGGACGGCTCCCTGGAGCGCCGGGGCCGGCCGGCCCTGCACCGCCTCCACCCCATGCCCCTGGCCCTGAACGCGGGGGACGCCCTGCACGCGGAGATGTGGGGGTTCCTCGTGGGGGGCCTGGCGCGGGGGCTTTGGGGGCGGGAGGTGCTGGAGGAGTTTTACGCCCTGGTGCGGCGCACCGCCTACGGCCAGCACCTGGACCTGAGCTGGACCCTCCTGGGGCGCTTTGACCTTACCCCTGAGGACTACCTCTTCATGGTGGGGGAGAAGGCCGCCTACTACACCGCGGTGGCCCCCCTGCGCCTGGGGGCTTTCTTGGGGGGGAAGGTGCCCCCCTCGGCCTACGAGGCGGGGGGGCTGAAGCTTGGGGCCGCCTTCCAGATCGTGGACGACCTCCTGAACCTGAAGGCCACGGAGGCCTACGGGAAGGAGGAGGCGGGGGACCTCTACGAGGGGAAAAGGACCCTCGTCCTCCTGGCCTACCTGGAGGAGGCCCCCCCGGAGGAGCGGGAGCGGGCCCTAGCCCTCCTCCGCCTGCCCCGGGAGGCCAAGCCCGCGGGGGAGGTGGCCTGGCTAAAGGAGCGCCTTCTGGCCTCTTCCGCCTTTTCCAAAACGGAGGCCACCGCAAGGCGCCTTTTGGAGGAGGGGCTCGCCCTTCTAAAGCCCCACCTCGAGGCCCTGTCCCCCGAGCCCGCAAGGACCCTGATGGGTCTTCTCCACGCCCTGGTGGAGCGGAGGGCATAA
- the moaA gene encoding GTP 3',8-cyclase MoaA: protein MRLLDTHGRLIKDVRISVTPRCNLHCLYCHPLGLEMAEPPGTLTVEDVDHFLEAASLLGLSAVRFTGGEPLVRKELPQMIERARSKEGIEDVAITTNGLLFARRAKELVQAGLNRVNISLDAITPEVFTRITRGGKVERVLEAVETALELGLHPVKMNAVVIRGMNEEEVVPLARLSLDRPLHMRFIEYMHLDNSDPEEYRRRFVPGSETRARIEAVFGPLEPVPHDPSSPARVYRIPGAKGTVGFINPVTEPFCSHCSRLRLTSDKKLRPCLLTDLEMDIAWAFAAENPVEALVDAILIATQRKPAFGNTLPTLRKRVMLGIGG from the coding sequence ATGCGACTTTTAGACACCCACGGGAGGCTGATCAAGGACGTCCGCATCTCCGTAACGCCCCGGTGCAACCTCCACTGCCTTTACTGCCACCCCCTGGGGCTGGAGATGGCCGAGCCTCCGGGCACCCTTACCGTGGAGGACGTGGACCATTTCCTCGAGGCCGCCTCCTTGCTCGGCCTCTCTGCCGTCCGCTTCACCGGGGGGGAGCCCCTGGTGCGCAAGGAGCTCCCCCAGATGATTGAGCGGGCCCGGAGCAAGGAGGGGATAGAGGACGTGGCCATCACCACCAACGGCCTCCTCTTCGCCCGCAGGGCCAAGGAGCTGGTCCAGGCGGGGCTTAACCGGGTGAACATCTCCCTGGACGCCATCACCCCTGAGGTCTTCACCCGCATCACCCGGGGGGGGAAGGTGGAGCGGGTGTTGGAGGCGGTGGAAACCGCTTTGGAGCTCGGCCTCCACCCGGTGAAGATGAACGCGGTGGTCATCCGGGGGATGAACGAGGAGGAGGTGGTGCCCCTGGCCCGGCTCTCCCTAGACCGCCCTTTGCACATGCGCTTCATAGAGTACATGCACCTGGACAACTCCGACCCCGAGGAGTACCGTCGGCGCTTCGTGCCCGGCAGCGAGACCCGGGCCCGGATAGAGGCGGTCTTCGGACCCTTGGAGCCCGTGCCCCACGACCCCTCCTCCCCCGCCCGGGTCTATCGCATCCCCGGGGCCAAGGGCACGGTGGGGTTTATCAACCCCGTGACCGAGCCCTTCTGCTCCCACTGCTCTAGGCTTCGCCTCACCTCGGACAAGAAGCTCAGGCCCTGCCTTCTCACCGACCTGGAGATGGACATCGCCTGGGCCTTCGCCGCGGAGAACCCGGTGGAGGCCCTGGTGGACGCCATCCTTATCGCCACCCAGCGCAAGCCCGCCTTCGGGAACACCCTGCCAACTTTGCGCAAGCGGGTCATGCTGGGGATCGGCGGGTAG
- a CDS encoding DMT family transporter, which produces MRRYALGLLALNLLTLLWGTTFVVVKGAVGEMAPSLLVFLRFLVASLFFLPIAFRLPKGMWGAGLELSFWLLLGYASQAVGLLHTSASRSAFITALNVVLVPLLLGLVGRRLGLPVWLSALLALLGVGLLSYDPKQPPLNVGDLWTLLTALTYALYIVRLEVYAKAFPSLPLTAVQVLGTTLLALLWVLWEGPALHGVPWGAVLYLGVVATALTTWLQTWGQRYVPAPQAAVLYTLEPVWATLFAFLLLGERLGPSGALGALLVVLATLLATRRSPA; this is translated from the coding sequence ATGCGCCGCTACGCCCTGGGCCTTCTCGCCCTGAACCTCCTCACCCTCCTCTGGGGCACCACCTTCGTGGTGGTGAAGGGCGCCGTGGGGGAGATGGCCCCAAGCCTCCTCGTCTTCCTGCGCTTTTTAGTGGCAAGCCTCTTCTTCCTTCCCATCGCCTTCCGCCTGCCCAAGGGGATGTGGGGGGCGGGGCTGGAGCTTTCCTTCTGGCTCCTTCTGGGCTACGCCTCCCAAGCGGTGGGCCTCCTCCACACCTCCGCCAGCCGGAGCGCCTTCATCACCGCCCTCAACGTGGTGCTGGTGCCCCTCCTCCTGGGCCTCGTGGGGCGGAGGCTTGGGCTTCCGGTGTGGCTTTCCGCCCTCCTGGCCCTCCTGGGGGTGGGGCTCCTCTCCTACGACCCTAAGCAGCCCCCCCTGAACGTGGGGGACCTCTGGACCCTCCTCACCGCCCTCACCTACGCGCTCTACATCGTGCGCCTCGAGGTCTACGCCAAGGCCTTCCCCAGCCTTCCCCTCACCGCGGTGCAGGTCCTGGGGACCACCCTCTTGGCCCTCCTCTGGGTCTTATGGGAAGGGCCGGCCCTGCACGGGGTGCCCTGGGGCGCCGTCCTTTACCTGGGCGTGGTGGCCACCGCCCTCACCACCTGGCTCCAGACCTGGGGCCAGCGCTACGTGCCCGCGCCCCAGGCGGCGGTCCTCTACACCCTGGAGCCCGTCTGGGCCACCCTCTTCGCCTTCCTCCTCTTGGGGGAGCGGCTCGGCCCGAGCGGGGCGCTTGGGGCCCTTCTGGTGGTCCTCGCCACCCTCCTCGCTACCCGCCGATCCCCAGCATGA